The Paenibacillus dendritiformis region TTTGCCATACGAAACGCCTCTTCGTCGGTCTCCCCGCAAGAAAATGCTCCGGGTAAGTCCGGGAACCTCACGGAAATACCATCATCTGCATAATCGAAGATCGCAGCAAAGATATATCGGTCTTTCATAATTTTCAACTCCCTTACTATTATTCCATAACTCCTCTACTATATCGGAACTTATAAACTGCTGGTGAAAAATGAGGAGCCTGTTAATCGCTTAGATTTTAAGCTTCACAAGAAAGTGAAAAAAGGGGGATGATTTTTAATACAAAGAAACTCCATTTCGGTAATCAAAATGGAGTTTGCGGGTAGCTTAAACAATTTATAGCTGGGCTACCTTGATCATGGTTAGCCTAGGCAAATATATATTTAATCCAGTACAGCCGGGATAATGCCTTCCTTAATCAGTGTCCATCGATCACGCGGATTGATGCTGAATTCGGATGCAATGGCAACGACCAGTTCCTTTTCCGGAATGCAGCAAATGACATTACCGCCATCGCCTAGTGCCGAGTAGGCAAAAACTCCGTCCTCTTCGCGCAACCACCATAGATACCCGTAATGATTGGGGTTCATCTCCGTTGACTGGTCAATCCATGTTCCCGAAATCACCTGGTGATGGTCCCACATGCCACGGTGCAGATACAAAACGCCAAACCGTGCCATATCCCGGGCAGTTAACGTAAGTCCCCACCCTCCCGTGGAGTTGCCTTGAGGATCCGTAACCCATCCTTTCACGTTTTTCCCGAATAAGTCGTCAAAGCCGAATGATTTCATTTCGAAATTCGGGATTTCTCTCATGCCGATCGGTTTACATAAATGTTGGTCGGCAAACTCACGGGCGCTTTTTCCGGTGCTGCGAGTGATAATGGCTGAAAGCAGGTGCGCCCCGGCGGTGGAATATTTGAAAGCTCCGATACTCCCTTTTTGGCCCAGTATATCCAGCGTATACTTTACCCAATCGGGTTGCATGCACAGCTTGTCCAACGGTTCATGCCAGTTCTCAAATGGATAGGGAGCCGTCATCGTGAGAAGATGGCGAATCGTGATGTCCCGCTTCTGCCCAACAGCGTCGGCGGCCACATACTCGGGGAAAAAATCAAGCACCTTCTGGTCAACATTTTGAATATATCCTGCATCTATGGCAATCCCAATAAGGGCAGATAGGATGCTTTTCGTTACAGATGCAACATGATGCGTATCATCCGGGCCATAGCCATTAAAATATCTTTCATAAGCAATGTATCCTTTTCTCACTACCACAATGCCGTTTATATTGCTGTACTCGGATTTTATCGCAGGTTCAAGCCCTAACAGCTTGTCAGCGTCCATTTCTAAAGCTGCCGGGTCTGCGGCTTGCCATTCTGTCGTTGGCCAGTAACTTCTTTGCATGATAGGTACCTCTCTACAAGACGTTATTTTTTCTTTACAGGAAAATACACTTCGGTAACGATATCTTCAGGCACTACTTGATTGGGGTCGGTTACATACACTTCATATGGGGATTTCACCAATTCATAGCCTTCATTTTCTACCCATTCCCTCAGCCTGGCATATACCGATGTCAGTTCTGAGTATGAACCCTTTAACACAGATTTCGCACAAAGGCCTCCGGGGAAATCTCTCGTTCCCTTTACCGCTTCCGCTACCGGGATGGCAAACTCTGTGTCGTTGCCGGCCGGATTGTATTCCGGGCTGTGATAAATCGTCATCGGCGCACCAAGCAGGGTGAGTTTTTCAGTAGCAATTTTTGTATAGAGCCCGCTAAAATACGTTCCATATCCTGCAACATAGTCATCACTGCTCAGCATCTGCCGCATATAAAGGATATTCATTGGCCCGGTTTCAACAAGCTGCACCTCTATATGGTCAAGGTGTGACATCATTGGCATGCCCTTCTCTAAATTTGCAATATCGCGATTCATTTGATTTAGGGCATATGCGAAAGCATTTATCTTTTCCTGTACTTCCCTTCGCTTGCGATTCAGGGCAGAACGAAGCTTATCTTCTGATTGATCCTCTTCCCATTCCAAAATGTCTTTAATTTCTTCGAGAGAAAAATAATAAGATTTCAGACGGTTAATCAGGAGCATCTTTTTGAGTTGCCTGATGGAATAATACCGATAACCGTTTTCGGGATTAATCTCATCAGGATGGATTAGCCCAATTTCAGCATAATATCGAAGCGTTTTTGTAGACACTCCGCATATCTTTGAGAATTCTCCAATCGATAGCAAGAGGTCACCTCCATTCTTCATTTTTTACGGACGAAATGCTTTACATATCAATCTTATTCCATTTCACTGTACGCTTTACCCTACGGGCAAAGTCAACGGCAAAATAAAAAAGGAACCCAACGTTAACGTGGGTTTCCCTGCAAGGAGAGCCTTAACAGAAGTACTCGGTATTGATAATGCTGTACACCTGCCAAAACCACGCAAGCCGCGCACATCGAAAATAAAGTTAGTAAGTCACGGCTTCGACGAATTGAAAATTGTAGTCCATTGTCCAGTCGTGATGATCCCGAAGAAAATCGTAAAATGTTAAATTCCGAAGGAAGTCGAGAACTCGTAATATAAGCGCCTGTTCGTCGGCTTCTTTACGTTTTAACAGCCCCAGCCATAATCCGGCCTTTGTGCTGGTATATACGTCACCTTCGTCCTTCTTGCACACATGATACATCCACATTACATTATTCTCGATAGCGACTAGGTAATCGTCTGCGACTAAATACCCGTTCAGATGGATGATCTCATAGCCGAGATCCAGTTCTATGACCGCCTGTTTCATGCCGCGCTTACCTGCTCTATAATGAAACCGAGCTTCAACATTTGGTCGTATGTCACCGTACCTACTCCGGCAACCTCGTCGGCCAATGTCTGCGGTGCGATGCTGTGTATAACGCTCGGAAGGAATACCGGCCGTTTAACGCGTTTCTTATCGAAGCTGGACTTTGCCGGATCGGCCCACGGTACCTTCTCGCTGCGAATCATTAGCGCGTCGCTTTCTGCGGCTAGGTATTCCTCCCGGTCTACTTTGAGGACTACGTTCAGCAATTCAGTCGTTCTCTCGCCCTTCGCAAGAAGTTGTGCGTCTCGTTGATTTATCGCCATATCCATCGTTTTCATGTCGTTACTCCCTCCTTAATATTGATTTCCTCAACAATGTCGGTAATGGTCATCATAACGTTCAAGCTGCGTCTAATCCGTTTGCTTTCCGTACGCTTTCCGGTAACGCTGATTGACGGCCTCTACCTACGAATCAAGCGCCGCCTTGACGGACTGATTCGAGGCAAGCTCGTCCGTATCACTTCGATTGAGCTTATTAAGCTGTTTGACATAGCTTTGCACCATACACATGCGATTCACCCCTTATTGGCAATAGGAAACTAGCAGAAAAGTGTATACTTTTCCGAAAAAAAGAGTATAATTTTAACAGCAGTATACGCTTGAGGTTATATTAATAATATACGCTTATGGTCATAATATATCAAGGGGAAATTATAAAATGTTGAAAATTAAGATCAAGCTCAAGGAAGTTTTGAAGGAAAGAGGACTTACCCAAATGGAGCTTTCTGAACTATCAGGAGTGGCGCAGGCTAGAATCTCAAAACTCTGTAGCGCAAATAGACAGGAGGTTAATTTAGAGATGTTAGAGAAGATTGCCCACGCCCTAAATATCAAAGATATATCTGTTCTATTGCAATTTGAAGAAACAGAAACAAACGATTAGAACAGAGACCAAATAAAGTAGACGTTTAAAAATCGATATGCTATGCTATCATATAAATAGAAAAGGAGCCGTGCTCGAACACGACTCCAGTGCAATAGCCGCTTCAAAGGCGCTGGCTTTTATGGTGTTGGAAATAGACCGCTAACCTTTTCGCGAGGGCGGTCTATTTCTTTGTGTGCAGGTATATCAGCAGCGTCACGACAAAAATCAATAACGCGATTCTCCATATTCCGAATTACGGATAGCGCTTTATATACACACACTGGCATCACCTCCCTTACGGGAGATTAGCCGACCACCCACAAAGCCATTCTATTGCATGGCAATTATACCGGTGAAAACCACCGAACAAAGAAACGGCCCCGCCAGCAACGGCAGGGCTTTTTCACGTGCAGTCCCAACGATAATCCGAACAATATCGACGAACGGGTTTAAAAAAGGGATTTCGAGAATTCTAACGATTGCATGTCTTTTGTTACGACACCGACAAGTTATCGAGCATAAACGTTCAAAATCCCCCGCCAACCCCCACTACGCCTTTCACGACACCTTATGCTCAATCCGCAGCTTATCGGCAACCATCGCGATGAATTCGCTGTTGGTTGGCTTCGACTTGCTGATGTTGATCGTGTAGCCGAACAGGCGGCTGATGCTGTCGATGTTGCCGCGGGTCCAGGCCACCTCGATGGCATGGCGAATCGCGCGCTCGACGCGGGAAGGCGTCGTTTTGTATTTCTCGGCAATGGCCGGATACAGCGTTTTCGTGATGGAGCCGAGAATTTCGATGTTGTTGTACACCATCGTAATCGCTTCGCGCAAGTACTGATATCCTTTAATATGCGCCGGAACGCCGATTTCATGTATGATGGACGTAATATTTGCATCCAAATTCTTGGTCTTGCCCAATTGGACGACATTCGACTTCGAGGAGGTCATGTAGCTGCCGGCATTGGAGCCGCCTACGGACGGAGTCGAAGCGACGCCAGCCAGCTGCCGGATGCGGTTCGCCAGGATATCCATGTCGAACGGCTTCAGGATATAATATGACGCGCCGAGCTGCACGGCACGCTGCGTAATGCTCTCCTGGCCGAATGCGGTCAGCATGATGATCTTCGGTTGCGGGGACAGATTCATACTGCGTAAACGTTCTAACACGCCCAGACCGTCCAGGTGAGGCATAATAATATCGAGAATGAGCACATCAGGCACCGCTCTCGTCTGTTCCAGGAATTGAAGCACCTCTTCGCCATTATAGGCGACACCGGTGACAACCATGTCTTCCTGTTCCGATAAAAAATCAGCTAATAAGTTCGTGAACTCTCGGTTGTCGTCCGCTAACAGTATTTCGATCTTTTGCAACTTCTGATCCTCCCTTGTCAAAGTTTAGCATTCCCGAACATTCATGTCGTTGGCTTTCCTCTACAAGAATAACTTATTCGACACCAAGAATGAAATTCCTTCTGTCGAAAACTTTTTTTCTTTATTTTTTTAGGAACATGATTTATAATGTATAGTTATTCATTTTTTCTACATCATTCGTATTCCTTCGACATGCAAAAGGCGAATAAGCGCATAAAAAGAAGGCTCACGCAGC contains the following coding sequences:
- a CDS encoding serine hydrolase domain-containing protein gives rise to the protein MQRSYWPTTEWQAADPAALEMDADKLLGLEPAIKSEYSNINGIVVVRKGYIAYERYFNGYGPDDTHHVASVTKSILSALIGIAIDAGYIQNVDQKVLDFFPEYVAADAVGQKRDITIRHLLTMTAPYPFENWHEPLDKLCMQPDWVKYTLDILGQKGSIGAFKYSTAGAHLLSAIITRSTGKSAREFADQHLCKPIGMREIPNFEMKSFGFDDLFGKNVKGWVTDPQGNSTGGWGLTLTARDMARFGVLYLHRGMWDHHQVISGTWIDQSTEMNPNHYGYLWWLREEDGVFAYSALGDGGNVICCIPEKELVVAIASEFSINPRDRWTLIKEGIIPAVLD
- a CDS encoding MerR family transcriptional regulator, with protein sequence MLSIGEFSKICGVSTKTLRYYAEIGLIHPDEINPENGYRYYSIRQLKKMLLINRLKSYYFSLEEIKDILEWEEDQSEDKLRSALNRKRREVQEKINAFAYALNQMNRDIANLEKGMPMMSHLDHIEVQLVETGPMNILYMRQMLSSDDYVAGYGTYFSGLYTKIATEKLTLLGAPMTIYHSPEYNPAGNDTEFAIPVAEAVKGTRDFPGGLCAKSVLKGSYSELTSVYARLREWVENEGYELVKSPYEVYVTDPNQVVPEDIVTEVYFPVKKK
- a CDS encoding helix-turn-helix domain-containing protein yields the protein MLKIKIKLKEVLKERGLTQMELSELSGVAQARISKLCSANRQEVNLEMLEKIAHALNIKDISVLLQFEETETND
- the spo0A gene encoding sporulation transcription factor Spo0A; protein product: MQKIEILLADDNREFTNLLADFLSEQEDMVVTGVAYNGEEVLQFLEQTRAVPDVLILDIIMPHLDGLGVLERLRSMNLSPQPKIIMLTAFGQESITQRAVQLGASYYILKPFDMDILANRIRQLAGVASTPSVGGSNAGSYMTSSKSNVVQLGKTKNLDANITSIIHEIGVPAHIKGYQYLREAITMVYNNIEILGSITKTLYPAIAEKYKTTPSRVERAIRHAIEVAWTRGNIDSISRLFGYTINISKSKPTNSEFIAMVADKLRIEHKVS